The Streptomyces sp. Je 1-332 genome has a window encoding:
- a CDS encoding histidine kinase: MHTRLAAWTHSGRAQLAEVRKREKSGRSRPEDLGPPNGFAMLPWLLMGMGSFSNLLQGKTGNPWLGGLGLLVFNSLYISVVFRAFDKRAREARVTKRLLLALAAVTFALAISYGDSWLMFFPLLGLATGAVLRGRLLAPAAFALSISAAVVGGLKDGWDAAGIAYGTFISVMVTAAILALSETVKELRATREELARGAVEKERLRFSRDLHDLLGHTLSVIVVKAEATRRLAPRDLEAALGQVSDIESVGRQALTEIREAVTGYREGSLATELDRARDLLDAAGIEAVVRQSGPPLAPQTAALLGWVVRESATNVVRHSRATRCEIEVAGTAERTRLLITDDGRGVGSGKPGSGLKGLAERLAAAGGSLESGPAPRGGFWVTAELPVTEPSPGPGPGPAAGSGPVAEEHTP, encoded by the coding sequence ATGCACACACGTCTCGCGGCCTGGACACACAGCGGCAGGGCGCAGCTCGCCGAGGTACGCAAGCGGGAGAAGTCCGGCCGGAGCAGGCCCGAGGACCTGGGCCCGCCCAACGGCTTCGCGATGCTGCCCTGGCTCCTGATGGGCATGGGCTCCTTCTCCAACCTCCTCCAGGGAAAGACGGGAAATCCCTGGCTCGGCGGCCTCGGCCTGCTGGTCTTCAACTCCCTCTACATCAGCGTGGTGTTCCGCGCCTTCGACAAGAGGGCGCGAGAGGCGCGCGTCACCAAGCGGCTGCTGCTCGCGCTGGCGGCGGTCACCTTCGCCCTCGCCATCAGTTACGGCGACAGCTGGCTGATGTTCTTCCCGCTGCTCGGTCTCGCCACGGGCGCGGTGCTGCGGGGCCGGCTGCTCGCGCCCGCGGCGTTCGCCCTGAGCATCTCCGCGGCGGTGGTCGGCGGGCTCAAGGACGGCTGGGACGCGGCCGGCATCGCGTACGGCACGTTCATCTCCGTCATGGTGACGGCGGCGATCCTCGCCCTCTCCGAGACGGTGAAGGAACTGCGCGCCACACGCGAGGAGTTGGCCCGCGGCGCGGTCGAGAAGGAGCGGCTGCGCTTCTCCCGGGACCTGCACGACCTGCTCGGCCACACGCTCTCGGTGATCGTCGTGAAGGCGGAGGCGACGCGCCGTCTCGCCCCCCGCGACCTGGAGGCCGCGCTCGGCCAGGTCTCCGACATCGAGTCCGTCGGCCGCCAGGCCCTGACCGAGATCCGCGAGGCGGTCACCGGCTACCGCGAGGGCAGCCTGGCCACGGAGCTCGACCGGGCCCGCGACCTCCTGGACGCGGCGGGCATCGAGGCGGTCGTACGCCAGTCGGGCCCGCCGCTCGCCCCGCAGACCGCGGCCCTGCTCGGCTGGGTCGTCCGGGAGTCCGCCACGAATGTCGTACGCCACTCAAGGGCGACCCGCTGCGAGATCGAGGTGGCGGGCACCGCCGAACGGACCCGGCTGCTGATCACCGACGACGGCCGCGGCGTAGGCTCGGGAAAGCCCGGCAGCGGGCTGAAGGGCCTGGCCGAGCGCCTGGCGGCGGCGGGCGGCTCCCTGGAGTCAGGACCCGCGCCGCGCGGCGGATTCTGGGTCACAGCGGAGCTGCCGGTCACCGAGCCAAGCCCAGGCCCCGGACCCGGTCCCGCCGCCGGTTCCGGCCCCGTCGCGGAGGAGCACACCCCATGA
- a CDS encoding 3-oxoacyl-ACP reductase encodes MPQPRPLDGLAAIVTGAGRGLGRAEALELARLGASVVVNDFGKTGRDGSGEASATPAEEVAAEIREAGGQAVAHLGDVADHEQARGLVQLAIDTYGKLDILVNNAGILRDRMIFSMSESEWDSVIHVHLKGHFNTTHFASVHWRERSKAAGEPVYGRIVNTSSEAFLAGSAGQPNYAAAKGGIVGLTTSSALALGKYGVTSNVICPRARTRMTEDVFAGFQEPGTGELDALAPEHVAPLVGYLASPAAAGVNGQLLVVHGGMVAVVERPKVAAKFDTAKDVFTYEELDGALTPYYAGRPSGETFAASEVLGLKRG; translated from the coding sequence TTGCCACAGCCACGGCCACTCGACGGTCTGGCCGCGATCGTGACGGGAGCGGGCCGGGGCCTCGGGCGAGCGGAAGCCCTGGAACTCGCCCGGCTCGGCGCGAGCGTCGTCGTCAACGACTTCGGAAAGACGGGCCGTGACGGCTCGGGCGAGGCGTCGGCGACGCCCGCCGAGGAGGTCGCGGCCGAGATCCGGGAGGCGGGCGGACAGGCGGTCGCGCACCTGGGCGATGTCGCGGACCACGAACAGGCGCGCGGGCTCGTCCAGTTGGCGATCGACACCTACGGCAAGCTCGACATCCTGGTGAACAACGCGGGCATCCTGCGGGACCGGATGATCTTCTCGATGAGCGAGAGCGAGTGGGACTCGGTCATCCACGTCCACCTCAAGGGCCACTTCAACACGACGCACTTCGCGTCCGTGCACTGGCGCGAGCGGTCCAAGGCGGCGGGCGAGCCGGTGTACGGCCGGATCGTCAACACCTCGTCGGAGGCGTTCCTCGCGGGCTCCGCGGGCCAGCCGAACTACGCGGCGGCCAAGGGCGGGATCGTCGGCCTGACGACGTCGAGCGCGCTGGCCCTCGGCAAGTACGGCGTGACGTCGAACGTCATCTGCCCCCGGGCGCGGACCCGGATGACGGAGGACGTCTTCGCGGGCTTCCAGGAGCCGGGCACGGGCGAACTCGACGCGCTCGCCCCCGAGCATGTCGCGCCGCTGGTCGGCTACTTGGCGTCCCCCGCGGCGGCCGGGGTCAACGGCCAACTGCTCGTCGTGCACGGCGGCATGGTCGCCGTCGTGGAACGCCCCAAGGTGGCGGCGAAGTTCGACACGGCGAAGGACGTCTTCACGTACGAGGAGCTGGACGGGGCCCTGACGCCCTACTACGCGGGCAGGCCCTCGGGGGAGACGTTCGCGGCGTCGGAGGTGCTGGGGTTGAAGCGGGGCTGA
- a CDS encoding bifunctional RNase H/acid phosphatase, with amino-acid sequence MREFIVEADGGSRGNPGPAGYGSVVIDAATGETLREAAEYIGVATNNVAEYKGLVAGLKAAHELDPAASIHVRMDSKLVVEQMSGRWKIKHPDMRPLAAEAARVFPPDQVTYEWIPREKNKHADRLANEAMDAGKRGERWSAADSTAELDAGAALADVRAAGNVALAQAQGQAVAMQAPRSPVGWAAPADLGAPATFVLLRHGETALTPQKRFSGSGGSDPSLSDVGREQAERAAAAFAARGTIQAIVSSPLKRCQETAQAVAARLGLDVRVDEGLRETDFGSWEGLTFGEVRARQPEELNAWLASPDAAPPGGESFAAVTDRVSAARDRLAAEYAGRTVLLVTHVTPIKTLVRLALGAPPESLFRMELSAASVSVVAYYADGNASLRLLNDTSHLR; translated from the coding sequence GTGCGGGAGTTCATCGTCGAGGCGGACGGCGGGTCGCGGGGCAACCCGGGGCCCGCGGGCTACGGCTCGGTGGTCATCGACGCGGCGACGGGGGAGACGCTGCGGGAGGCCGCGGAGTACATCGGCGTCGCGACGAACAACGTCGCCGAGTACAAGGGTCTGGTGGCCGGCCTGAAAGCGGCACACGAACTCGACCCGGCGGCCTCGATCCATGTCCGGATGGACTCCAAACTCGTCGTCGAGCAGATGTCGGGCCGCTGGAAGATCAAGCACCCGGACATGAGGCCGCTCGCCGCCGAGGCGGCGCGGGTCTTCCCGCCCGACCAGGTGACGTACGAGTGGATCCCGCGCGAGAAGAACAAGCACGCGGACCGTCTCGCAAACGAGGCGATGGATGCGGGCAAGCGGGGGGAGCGGTGGTCGGCGGCGGACTCTACGGCGGAGCTTGACGCGGGGGCCGCGCTCGCGGATGTGCGCGCTGCGGGGAACGTGGCCCTGGCCCAGGCCCAGGGCCAGGCCGTGGCCATGCAGGCGCCGCGGTCGCCCGTCGGCTGGGCGGCGCCCGCTGACCTGGGCGCGCCCGCGACCTTCGTACTGCTGCGGCACGGAGAGACCGCGCTGACGCCCCAGAAACGGTTCTCCGGCAGCGGGGGCTCCGATCCCTCCCTCTCCGACGTGGGCCGGGAGCAGGCCGAGCGCGCGGCGGCGGCGTTCGCGGCGCGGGGCACGATCCAGGCGATCGTCTCCTCGCCGCTGAAGCGGTGCCAGGAGACGGCGCAGGCGGTAGCCGCCCGCCTCGGCCTCGACGTGCGCGTCGACGAGGGGCTGCGCGAGACGGACTTCGGTTCCTGGGAGGGTCTGACCTTCGGCGAGGTGCGGGCGCGCCAGCCCGAGGAGCTGAACGCGTGGCTGGCCTCTCCCGATGCGGCGCCTCCGGGGGGCGAGTCCTTCGCCGCCGTGACGGACAGGGTCTCGGCAGCACGGGACCGCCTGGCCGCCGAGTACGCGGGCCGCACGGTCCTCCTGGTCACGCACGTCACCCCGATCAAGACGCTGGTCCGCCTCGCGCTAGGCGCCCCACCGGAGTCCCTGTTCCGCATGGAACTCTCGGCGGCGTCGGTCTCGGTGGTGGCGTACTACGCCGACGGCAACGCGTCGCTCCGCTTGCTGAACGATACGTCGCACCTGCGGTAG
- a CDS encoding MFS transporter, producing the protein MVQTPPDTYIAAPPRKSAPVWAVLLAACAGQFLVVLDVSVVNTALPSMRSDLGMSAVGLQWVVNAYSIAFAGFMLLGGRAGDLFGRKRMFLVGLGLFTVASLAGGLAQAEWQLLVARAVQGLGAAVLAPSTLTILTSAVPEGPARIRAIGTWSAVGAGGGAAGGLVGGVLTDLLSWRWVLLINVPIGALVIVAGVAWLTESKAGQARRLDVPGAVLVTAGLATLAYGIVQTEEKGWTAAATLVPLAAGLVLLGLFLLVEARTKVPLMPLKLFRVRSVSAANAAMFVCGGGMFAMWFFMTLYAQNVLGYSALKAGLALIPSSLTIVVGSKLAPRLMRVLGAKNVSVLGIVVASAGFGWQSLMTADGGYVTSIMLPGIVMMFGAGLATTPLASLGTSGADPGDAGLVSGLINTSRTMGGALGLAVLSTVSASRMGGSTTPEALTAGYAMAFRTSGCILLVGVLVLLVWMPRERTGPA; encoded by the coding sequence ATGGTCCAAACGCCCCCCGACACTTACATAGCCGCGCCGCCGCGGAAGTCCGCGCCCGTGTGGGCGGTGCTGCTCGCCGCCTGCGCCGGGCAGTTCCTGGTCGTACTCGACGTGTCGGTGGTGAACACCGCACTGCCGTCGATGCGGTCCGACCTGGGCATGAGCGCCGTCGGACTGCAGTGGGTGGTCAACGCCTACTCGATCGCCTTCGCGGGCTTCATGCTGCTCGGCGGGCGGGCCGGCGACCTCTTCGGCCGCAAGCGGATGTTCCTGGTCGGGCTCGGGCTCTTCACTGTGGCCTCGCTCGCCGGAGGTCTCGCGCAGGCCGAGTGGCAGCTGCTGGTGGCGCGCGCGGTGCAGGGGCTCGGCGCCGCGGTCCTCGCCCCTTCGACCCTGACGATCCTGACCTCGGCGGTGCCCGAGGGCCCCGCCCGGATACGGGCGATCGGGACCTGGTCGGCGGTGGGCGCGGGCGGCGGCGCCGCGGGCGGCCTCGTCGGCGGCGTCCTCACCGACCTGCTCTCCTGGCGCTGGGTGCTCCTGATCAACGTGCCGATCGGCGCGCTCGTCATCGTCGCGGGCGTCGCCTGGCTCACCGAGAGCAAGGCCGGCCAGGCACGCCGCCTCGACGTGCCGGGCGCGGTGCTCGTGACGGCGGGGCTCGCCACGCTCGCGTACGGGATCGTGCAGACGGAGGAGAAGGGCTGGACGGCCGCGGCCACCCTGGTGCCGCTGGCCGCCGGGCTCGTGCTGCTCGGCCTCTTCCTCCTGGTCGAGGCGCGTACGAAGGTCCCGCTGATGCCGCTGAAGCTGTTCCGGGTGCGGTCGGTCTCGGCGGCGAACGCGGCGATGTTCGTGTGCGGCGGCGGCATGTTCGCCATGTGGTTCTTCATGACCCTGTACGCGCAGAACGTCCTCGGCTACTCGGCGCTCAAGGCGGGCCTCGCCCTGATCCCCTCCTCGCTGACGATCGTCGTCGGCTCGAAGCTGGCGCCGCGGCTGATGCGGGTGCTCGGCGCGAAGAACGTGTCCGTGCTCGGCATCGTGGTGGCGTCGGCGGGCTTCGGCTGGCAGTCCCTGATGACCGCCGACGGCGGCTACGTCACCTCGATCATGCTGCCCGGCATCGTGATGATGTTCGGCGCGGGCCTCGCCACGACGCCGCTCGCCTCGCTCGGCACCTCGGGGGCCGACCCGGGGGACGCGGGGCTCGTCTCCGGGCTCATCAACACCTCACGCACCATGGGCGGGGCGCTGGGCCTCGCGGTGCTCTCGACGGTCTCGGCGTCACGGATGGGGGGCTCCACGACCCCGGAGGCGCTGACCGCGGGCTACGCGATGGCGTTCCGGACCAGTGGGTGCATCCTGCTGGTGGGGGTGCTCGTGCTGCTGGTGTGGATGCCGCGGGAGAGGACCGGACCCGCCTAG
- the yaaA gene encoding peroxide stress protein YaaA: protein MLVLLPPSEGKAPSGRGTPLKPESLSLPALADARQAVLDELVDLCVADEEKARDVLGLSEGLRDEVAKNAELRTAGARPAGEIYTGVLYDALGLATLDAAAKRRAARSLLVFSGLWGAAGVTDRIPSYRCSMGVKLPGLGALGAYWRTPMASAMPEAAGDGLVLDLRSSAYAAAWKPKGEVADRTATVRVLHAQMVDGVEKRSVVSHFNKATKGRIVRSLLETGVQPEKPAELVEALRDLGHVVEAEAPAKAGKVWALDVVVREIH from the coding sequence ATGCTCGTCCTGTTGCCGCCCTCCGAAGGCAAGGCGCCCTCCGGCCGTGGCACCCCCCTGAAGCCGGAGTCGCTCTCCCTGCCGGCCCTCGCGGACGCGCGGCAGGCTGTGCTCGACGAGTTGGTCGACCTCTGTGTGGCGGACGAGGAGAAGGCCCGTGACGTACTCGGTCTGAGCGAGGGCCTGCGCGACGAGGTCGCCAAGAACGCCGAGCTGCGCACGGCGGGCGCGCGCCCCGCGGGCGAGATCTACACCGGCGTTCTGTACGACGCCCTTGGCCTCGCCACGCTGGACGCCGCCGCCAAGCGCCGTGCGGCGCGGTCGCTGCTCGTCTTCTCCGGACTGTGGGGCGCCGCCGGCGTCACCGACCGCATCCCCTCCTACCGCTGCTCGATGGGCGTGAAACTGCCCGGCCTCGGCGCGCTTGGCGCCTACTGGCGTACGCCGATGGCCTCGGCGATGCCTGAAGCGGCGGGCGACGGGCTCGTACTGGACCTGCGTTCGTCGGCGTACGCGGCAGCGTGGAAGCCGAAGGGCGAGGTCGCGGACCGGACGGCGACGGTGCGGGTGCTGCATGCGCAGATGGTCGACGGCGTCGAGAAGCGGTCCGTCGTCTCGCACTTCAACAAGGCGACCAAGGGGCGGATCGTACGGTCCCTGCTCGAGACCGGCGTCCAGCCGGAGAAGCCCGCCGAGCTGGTCGAGGCGTTGCGGGATCTCGGGCACGTGGTGGAGGCCGAGGCTCCGGCGAAGGCGGGCAAGGTGTGGGCGCTGGATGTGGTGGTGCGGGAGATTCACTGA
- the eda gene encoding bifunctional 4-hydroxy-2-oxoglutarate aldolase/2-dehydro-3-deoxy-phosphogluconate aldolase: MTSPSASASASVLDLAPVVPVVVVEDVADAVPLARALVAGGLPAIEVTLRTPAALDAIRAIAAEVPDAVVGAGTVISPQGVAESVDAGARFLVSPGWTDTLLAAMKASGVPFLPGVSTTSEVVALLERGVHEMKFFPAEAAGGTAYLKSLGGPLPQARFCPTGGIGLASAPAYLALANVGCVGGSWMLPADAVSAKDWGRVEALAREAASLR, from the coding sequence ATGACTTCCCCCTCCGCATCCGCCTCCGCCTCCGTGCTTGACCTCGCCCCCGTCGTCCCCGTGGTCGTCGTGGAGGACGTTGCCGACGCCGTGCCGCTGGCGCGCGCGCTGGTCGCGGGCGGGCTGCCCGCGATCGAGGTGACGTTGCGGACGCCCGCCGCGCTCGACGCGATCCGGGCCATCGCGGCGGAGGTGCCGGACGCGGTGGTCGGTGCGGGCACCGTCATCTCGCCCCAGGGCGTCGCGGAGTCCGTCGACGCCGGGGCCCGCTTCCTGGTCAGCCCTGGGTGGACCGACACGCTCCTTGCCGCGATGAAGGCGTCCGGGGTGCCGTTCCTGCCGGGGGTCTCGACGACTTCCGAGGTGGTGGCTCTGCTGGAGCGGGGGGTGCACGAGATGAAGTTCTTCCCGGCGGAGGCCGCGGGTGGTACCGCCTATCTCAAGTCCCTCGGGGGGCCGCTGCCGCAGGCCCGCTTCTGCCCTACTGGTGGCATCGGCCTCGCGTCCGCGCCGGCGTACCTCGCGCTGGCGAACGTCGGTTGCGTGGGCGGTAGTTGGATGCTTCCCGCTGACGCGGTCTCGGCGAAGGACTGGGGGCGTGTCGAGGCCTTGGCCCGCGAGGCGGCGTCCCTCCGCTGA
- a CDS encoding C4-type zinc ribbon domain-containing protein: MNAAPADQIRLLDVQALDVRLQQLAHRKKSLPEHAEIESLNKDIAQLRDLHVASTTEESDCAREQTKAEQDVDQVRQRANRDQQRLDSGAVTSPKDLENLQREIASLAKRQGDLEDVVLEVMERRESAQERVSELAERVSSVQAKIDDATARRDAAFEEIDGEAATVTKEREVVAGSVPADLLKLYDKLRVKEGGIGAAKLYQRRCEGCRIELDITGVNEVKAASPDTVVRCENCSRILVRTSESGL; this comes from the coding sequence ATTAACGCCGCGCCCGCCGACCAGATCCGACTCCTCGACGTCCAGGCACTCGACGTACGCCTCCAGCAGCTGGCGCACCGGAAGAAGTCCCTGCCCGAGCACGCCGAGATCGAGTCGCTGAACAAGGACATCGCGCAGCTGCGCGATCTGCACGTCGCCTCGACGACCGAGGAGAGCGACTGCGCCCGCGAGCAGACCAAGGCGGAGCAGGACGTCGACCAGGTGCGCCAGCGCGCCAACCGCGACCAGCAGCGCCTGGACTCGGGCGCCGTGACGTCCCCCAAGGACCTGGAGAACCTCCAGCGCGAGATCGCCTCGCTCGCCAAGCGCCAGGGCGACCTGGAGGACGTCGTCCTCGAGGTCATGGAGCGCCGCGAGTCCGCCCAGGAGCGCGTCTCCGAGCTGGCGGAACGTGTCTCCTCGGTCCAGGCGAAGATCGACGACGCGACGGCCCGGCGTGACGCGGCCTTCGAGGAGATCGACGGCGAGGCCGCCACGGTCACCAAGGAGCGCGAGGTCGTGGCGGGTTCGGTCCCGGCCGACCTGCTCAAGCTGTACGACAAGCTGCGCGTCAAGGAGGGCGGCATCGGCGCGGCCAAGCTCTACCAGCGGCGCTGCGAGGGCTGCCGCATCGAGCTGGACATCACCGGGGTCAACGAGGTGAAGGCGGCGTCCCCCGACACGGTCGTGCGCTGCGAGAACTGCAGCCGCATCCTGGTCCGCACGTCCGAGTCGGGTCTGTAA
- a CDS encoding response regulator transcription factor, which translates to MIRVLLAEDQGMMRSALALLLGMEQDIEVVAQVGAGDEIVDAALNSRPDVALLDIELPGRSGLDAAADLREECPECRVLILTTFGRPGYLRRAMEAGAVGFLVKDGPVEDLAEAIRQALRGETVIDPALAAAALSEGPSPLTGREADVLKASVDGATVSDIAGKLHLSESTVRNYLSAAIGKTGTRNRMEAVREARQRGWL; encoded by the coding sequence ATGATCAGAGTTCTGCTCGCCGAGGATCAGGGCATGATGCGGAGCGCGCTCGCGCTGCTGCTCGGCATGGAGCAGGACATCGAGGTCGTCGCGCAGGTCGGCGCGGGCGACGAGATCGTGGACGCGGCGCTGAACTCCCGCCCCGACGTGGCGCTCCTCGACATCGAACTGCCGGGCCGCAGCGGGCTCGACGCGGCGGCGGACCTGCGTGAGGAGTGCCCCGAGTGCCGGGTCCTCATCCTCACGACCTTCGGCAGGCCCGGCTATCTGCGCCGGGCCATGGAGGCGGGCGCGGTGGGGTTCCTGGTCAAGGACGGCCCGGTGGAGGACCTGGCGGAGGCGATCCGGCAGGCGCTGCGGGGCGAGACGGTGATCGACCCCGCGCTCGCGGCGGCGGCACTGAGCGAGGGGCCGAGTCCGCTGACCGGCCGCGAGGCGGACGTTCTGAAGGCCTCGGTGGACGGGGCGACGGTCTCCGACATCGCCGGGAAGCTGCATCTGTCGGAGTCGACGGTGCGCAACTACCTCTCGGCGGCGATCGGCAAGACGGGGACGCGCAACCGCATGGAGGCGGTCCGGGAGGCGCGGCAGCGCGGGTGGCTCTAG
- a CDS encoding Zn-dependent alcohol dehydrogenase yields MRAAVLHEIGQDKLEVLDDVEAMGFGPGKVKIRVRATGLCHSDVSAMNGVLPQPAPFIPGHEGAGEIVDVGDGVSGISQGDRVLVCWLPACGKCPACKRGQSQLCLAGFMNAGTPNFKRPGGDVFGFAGTGTFTEEVVVDAGCAVPIPDDVPFDIAALIGCGVTTGLGAAINTANVAAGSSVAVIGCGGVGISAIQGARLKGAAQIVAVDPVASRREAALRFGATEAVAPDALEDAKQRITAGEGFDYVFEVVGKSATARTAYETTRRGGTLVVVGAGAMDDNLQLNMFELFFDEKKILPSMYGGGDVLQSYERAIALWRAGRIDLESMITHRVPLAEINEALDQMRTGVALRTCIEI; encoded by the coding sequence ATGCGCGCAGCCGTACTGCACGAGATAGGCCAGGACAAACTCGAGGTCCTCGACGACGTCGAGGCGATGGGCTTCGGCCCCGGCAAGGTGAAGATCCGGGTCCGGGCCACCGGCCTGTGCCACTCCGATGTCTCCGCGATGAACGGCGTACTGCCCCAGCCGGCGCCGTTCATCCCCGGCCACGAGGGCGCGGGTGAGATCGTCGACGTCGGCGACGGCGTGAGCGGGATCAGTCAGGGAGACAGGGTCCTGGTGTGCTGGCTGCCCGCCTGCGGCAAGTGTCCGGCGTGCAAGCGCGGCCAGAGCCAGCTGTGCCTCGCCGGTTTCATGAACGCGGGCACCCCCAACTTCAAGCGTCCCGGCGGTGATGTCTTCGGCTTCGCGGGCACGGGGACGTTCACCGAGGAGGTCGTGGTCGACGCGGGCTGCGCCGTGCCGATCCCGGACGACGTGCCCTTCGACATCGCGGCCCTCATCGGCTGCGGAGTCACGACGGGGCTCGGCGCGGCCATCAACACCGCGAATGTGGCCGCCGGTTCGTCGGTCGCCGTCATCGGCTGCGGCGGCGTCGGCATCTCCGCGATCCAGGGCGCACGGCTCAAGGGCGCGGCGCAGATCGTCGCCGTCGACCCGGTGGCATCGCGGCGCGAGGCCGCGCTGCGGTTCGGCGCGACGGAAGCGGTCGCACCGGACGCCCTTGAGGACGCCAAGCAGCGGATCACCGCGGGCGAGGGCTTCGACTACGTCTTCGAGGTCGTCGGCAAGTCCGCCACCGCCCGCACCGCGTACGAGACGACGCGGCGCGGCGGCACGCTCGTCGTCGTCGGCGCGGGCGCCATGGACGACAACCTCCAGCTGAACATGTTCGAGCTGTTCTTCGACGAGAAGAAGATCCTGCCGTCCATGTACGGCGGCGGTGACGTCCTGCAGTCCTACGAGCGTGCCATCGCGCTGTGGCGCGCGGGCCGGATCGACCTGGAGAGCATGATCACCCACCGGGTGCCGCTGGCCGAGATCAACGAAGCGCTCGACCAGATGCGTACGGGCGTCGCGCTGCGTACGTGCATCGAGATCTGA
- a CDS encoding Nif3-like dinuclear metal center hexameric protein, producing the protein MPLLSEVIAALDALWPAELAESWDAVGTVCGDPDAEVSRVLFAVDPVQEIVDEAVKLGAQLLVTHHPLYLRGTTTVSAATFKGRVVHDLIKNDVALHVAHTNADRADPGVSDALAGALDLRIVRPLVPDPADAHGRRGLGRICELEHPLTLRELAARAAERLPATAQGIRVAGDPEQLIRTIAVSGGSGDSLFDDVRACGVDAFLTADLRHHPVSEARAQTPLALLDAAHWATEWPWCELAAAQLDQISDRHGWGLRVHVSRTVTDPWTAHAASNTDSTGAPN; encoded by the coding sequence GTGCCCCTTCTGTCTGAAGTCATCGCCGCCCTCGACGCCCTGTGGCCCGCCGAACTGGCCGAGAGCTGGGATGCGGTCGGCACGGTCTGCGGCGACCCCGACGCGGAGGTCTCCCGGGTCCTGTTCGCCGTCGACCCCGTCCAGGAAATCGTCGACGAAGCGGTGAAGCTGGGCGCGCAGCTCCTGGTCACGCACCACCCGCTCTATCTGCGCGGCACGACGACGGTCTCGGCCGCCACCTTCAAGGGCCGCGTCGTCCACGACCTCATCAAGAACGACGTGGCGCTGCACGTCGCGCACACGAACGCGGACCGCGCCGACCCCGGCGTCTCCGACGCCCTCGCCGGCGCGCTCGACCTCCGGATCGTCCGGCCCCTCGTACCGGACCCGGCCGACGCACACGGCCGCCGCGGTCTCGGCCGGATCTGCGAGCTCGAACACCCGCTGACGCTGCGCGAACTCGCCGCGCGCGCGGCCGAGCGCCTTCCCGCCACCGCGCAGGGCATCCGGGTCGCGGGCGACCCCGAGCAGCTCATCCGCACGATCGCGGTCAGCGGCGGCTCCGGCGACAGCCTCTTCGACGACGTACGCGCTTGTGGCGTGGACGCCTTCCTCACCGCGGACCTGCGCCACCACCCGGTGTCCGAGGCCCGCGCACAGACCCCGCTGGCGCTGCTCGACGCCGCGCACTGGGCCACCGAGTGGCCGTGGTGCGAGCTGGCGGCCGCGCAGCTCGATCAGATCTCCGACCGTCACGGATGGGGACTTCGTGTCCACGTCTCCAGGACGGTCACCGACCCCTGGACCGCCCACGCGGCCTCGAACACCGACTCAACAGGAGCCCCCAATTAA
- a CDS encoding MaoC/PaaZ C-terminal domain-containing protein: MPIDAAKALAAEPRSAEIAWDHKDIQLYHLGLGAGVPATDPDELRYTLESELHVLPSFATVAGAGMGVVGGLSSPGIEVNLAAVLHGGQSITLHRPIPVKGEAVTTSRVAAVYDKTKAAVLVLRTEVADAEGPLWTSDAQIFVRGEGGFGGERGPSTRLPAPEGEPDLTVERPVREEQALLYRLSGDWNPLHADPEFAKLAGFDRPILHGLCTYGMTLKAVVDTVLGGDVSRVRSYSTRFTGVVFPGETLRIRMWRSDGRVQVAVTAVERDDAPVLADTIVEHA; the protein is encoded by the coding sequence ATGCCCATCGATGCCGCGAAAGCACTGGCCGCGGAGCCCAGGTCGGCCGAGATCGCCTGGGATCACAAGGACATCCAGCTCTACCACCTGGGCCTCGGCGCGGGCGTCCCCGCCACCGACCCGGACGAACTGCGCTACACCCTGGAGTCCGAGCTGCATGTCCTGCCCAGCTTCGCGACCGTCGCGGGAGCGGGCATGGGCGTCGTCGGCGGCCTCTCGTCCCCCGGCATCGAGGTGAACCTGGCGGCGGTCCTGCACGGCGGCCAGAGCATCACCCTGCACCGCCCGATCCCGGTCAAGGGCGAGGCCGTCACCACCTCCAGGGTGGCCGCCGTGTACGACAAGACCAAGGCCGCGGTTCTCGTCCTGCGCACCGAAGTGGCTGACGCGGAAGGCCCGTTGTGGACCAGCGACGCCCAGATCTTCGTACGCGGTGAAGGCGGATTCGGCGGTGAACGCGGCCCCTCCACCCGCCTCCCGGCCCCCGAGGGCGAGCCGGACCTGACCGTCGAGCGCCCCGTCCGCGAGGAGCAGGCGCTGCTCTACCGCCTCTCCGGTGACTGGAACCCACTGCACGCCGACCCCGAGTTCGCCAAGCTCGCCGGCTTCGACCGCCCGATCCTGCACGGCCTGTGCACCTACGGGATGACGCTCAAGGCGGTCGTCGACACGGTGCTCGGCGGCGACGTGTCACGGGTGCGGAGTTACAGCACGCGCTTCACCGGCGTCGTCTTCCCCGGCGAGACCCTGCGGATCCGGATGTGGCGCTCCGACGGCCGGGTCCAGGTGGCGGTGACGGCGGTCGAGCGGGACGACGCGCCGGTCCTCGCCGACACGATCGTCGAACACGCCTGA